In Candidatus Poribacteria bacterium, one genomic interval encodes:
- a CDS encoding prepilin peptidase, with amino-acid sequence MLNYQNLFIALLLLFCCYATYTDLRERKIKNFCSYGLIYAGILSQVISVLSGNSALLNSIFTIVGGFLIVLALYWFGIFAAGDAKLVWGASLLMPAGLFAEATAFAQYTPTTLIINIFVPYCMILVTYLCLKTDVRQKWQAFMSIFRQEDFRKQMFERIFSLIFLLGLRQFVMLSLGWLGVELGLWHQLLVIFSLYLTLSYFVKKFGLERVRNYVVCVVLIELMVITTPWTLKAWSEAYTPLLKIYLLYLAVFFFGKHFIENLDNIVLDREIDLSDLKEGMVPAEQIVRSKGDDGEVSYSKQGFALPNVLNSNIVLGTLPGGVSKEKAAELKQLAADGEFEDFENKIRIQHSLRFAPVICLGVILTLLCRGPFFTFFQ; translated from the coding sequence ATGCTAAACTACCAGAATTTGTTCATCGCTCTTCTTCTGCTTTTCTGCTGCTATGCGACCTATACAGACTTGCGAGAAAGAAAAATCAAGAATTTTTGCAGCTACGGGCTCATCTACGCTGGCATTCTCAGTCAAGTCATCTCTGTTTTGTCAGGGAACAGTGCCCTTTTAAACAGTATCTTTACGATTGTTGGCGGTTTTTTAATCGTTCTGGCACTCTATTGGTTCGGTATTTTCGCCGCTGGAGATGCCAAACTCGTTTGGGGTGCCTCCCTGCTGATGCCAGCGGGATTGTTTGCCGAAGCCACTGCATTCGCGCAATATACGCCGACAACCCTCATTATCAATATTTTCGTGCCGTATTGCATGATCCTTGTTACGTACCTCTGCCTGAAAACGGATGTCCGACAGAAATGGCAGGCGTTTATGTCAATCTTCCGACAAGAAGACTTCCGTAAACAGATGTTCGAGCGGATATTCAGCCTCATTTTTCTACTCGGGTTGCGACAGTTTGTTATGCTCTCGCTGGGATGGTTAGGGGTTGAACTTGGACTGTGGCATCAACTCTTGGTTATATTTTCTCTGTATCTTACCCTCAGTTACTTTGTAAAGAAATTCGGGCTGGAGAGGGTTCGTAACTATGTTGTTTGTGTCGTGCTGATTGAGTTAATGGTGATCACAACCCCTTGGACGCTGAAGGCTTGGTCGGAGGCTTACACCCCACTCTTGAAGATATACCTTCTGTATCTTGCCGTATTTTTCTTTGGGAAGCATTTCATTGAGAATCTCGACAACATCGTGTTAGATCGCGAGATAGACCTCTCTGATTTGAAAGAAGGAATGGTGCCGGCTGAACAGATTGTTAGAAGCAAAGGCGATGACGGGGAAGTTAGCTACAGTAAGCAAGGGTTCGCACTCCCAAATGTGCTGAATTCAAACATTGTCCTAGGGACGTTGCCTGGGGGCGTGTCAAAAGAGAAGGCGGCGGAATTGAAACAATTGGCAGCAGATGGCGAGTTTGAGGATTTTGAGAACAAGATCCGCATCCAGCACTCTTTACGGTTCGCACCTGTGATCTGTTTGGGTGTTATCTTGACGCTTTTGTGTCGAGGCCCGTTCTTTACGTTTTTTCAGTAA
- a CDS encoding glycosyltransferase, producing the protein MFVCPKPTTHLHKFRQGNRLYVADLSQCLVLGIDNITWEILDLCPSFSSEEIIERLERKYDRDLVIEALNTLSTMEQRGVLFSNLERNTASQGAETTTKLKILVLQNGPYAADITKATGGVSVAHHNLVKALEAHASLDVVGERDEKFNENVQGIRFQRNDKSAFLKLIQGSYDAVLLGSHQDTQFLPLLRYIDAPFVVPIYSARGHNGDVINAGLLWYTAMRPFDAFLVPTNSVSDLYGRFVSNKDVFQTVSLGVDPNKFYPLDKQQAKNEMARMLNAPQIAYSPVVGFFSRFQPEKGAGIYIKIAKLLPHACFLLTAPTLNIYGHQQLPPNLICAPQQPRDQLVRFLNAFDVYCFPSMVGEETFGLALLETMACGVPPVVPRLDGLPEVVGDAGLVVPAQAYDNEIGSFAGTVSPSAMADAVNSLLTDERARLALGQKARERALTFTWDKTAQNLIALFRRLKQTQQLEDRHKRHFAISFAPYLNNRRRQIERQAILSNITLEKERPLMKDRYAHSIEEGLSLALLRKHSRHEVEAVLHHLYGQERTETILEKVFGFQEAVNG; encoded by the coding sequence ATGTTCGTATGTCCGAAACCGACCACACATCTACATAAATTCCGACAGGGCAACCGTCTGTATGTCGCCGATCTGAGCCAATGTCTTGTATTGGGCATCGATAACATCACTTGGGAGATCCTGGACCTATGCCCATCTTTTTCAAGTGAGGAAATCATAGAACGACTTGAGAGAAAATATGACCGTGATTTAGTCATTGAGGCACTAAATACACTATCAACAATGGAACAGCGTGGGGTTCTCTTTTCAAACCTCGAAAGGAACACCGCCTCACAGGGGGCAGAGACTACAACTAAATTGAAGATTCTTGTCCTACAGAACGGTCCCTATGCAGCAGACATTACAAAAGCAACGGGTGGGGTGTCGGTGGCACATCACAATCTCGTCAAAGCTCTGGAGGCACATGCTTCTCTTGACGTAGTAGGTGAACGCGACGAAAAGTTCAATGAGAATGTCCAAGGTATCAGATTCCAGAGAAACGATAAATCTGCGTTTCTAAAGTTAATCCAGGGCAGTTACGATGCTGTTCTGTTAGGAAGTCACCAAGACACGCAGTTCCTTCCACTTTTACGTTATATTGACGCACCTTTTGTTGTTCCGATCTATTCCGCAAGGGGGCACAATGGCGATGTCATTAATGCAGGATTGCTCTGGTACACGGCGATGCGTCCTTTTGATGCTTTTCTGGTGCCAACAAACTCAGTGAGTGATCTGTATGGTCGATTTGTCTCTAACAAGGACGTTTTTCAGACCGTATCATTGGGAGTTGACCCTAACAAATTTTATCCATTGGACAAACAGCAGGCTAAAAATGAAATGGCGAGGATGCTCAATGCCCCTCAAATTGCTTATTCGCCGGTTGTCGGTTTCTTCTCAAGATTTCAACCTGAAAAAGGGGCAGGAATTTACATAAAAATTGCAAAACTCCTGCCACATGCGTGTTTTCTGCTGACCGCGCCAACGCTCAATATCTACGGACATCAGCAACTGCCACCGAATCTGATTTGTGCACCACAGCAACCCAGAGACCAACTTGTCCGATTTTTAAATGCTTTTGATGTTTACTGTTTCCCATCAATGGTCGGTGAAGAAACATTTGGGCTCGCGCTCTTAGAAACGATGGCTTGTGGGGTCCCCCCGGTTGTGCCACGTCTTGATGGACTTCCTGAGGTTGTCGGCGATGCGGGACTTGTTGTGCCGGCACAAGCGTATGACAATGAAATTGGCAGTTTCGCTGGGACGGTTTCACCAAGTGCAATGGCGGATGCCGTCAATAGTCTCCTCACCGATGAGAGGGCACGATTGGCATTGGGACAAAAGGCGCGGGAGAGAGCACTGACTTTTACATGGGATAAAACCGCACAGAATCTCATTGCGTTGTTCAGGAGACTGAAACAAACCCAGCAGTTGGAGGACCGACATAAACGGCACTTCGCTATCTCTTTCGCCCCTTATCTGAATAATCGGCGAAGACAGATTGAACGCCAAGCAATATTGAGCAATATCACTCTCGAAAAGGAAAGACCCCTGATGAAAGACCGCTATGCCCACTCCATTGAGGAAGGTTTGTCATTGGCCCTGCTTAGAAAACACAGTCGACATGAAGTTGAAGCCGTGCTACATCATTTATATGGTCAGGAGAGAACTGAAACGATTCTCGAAAAGGTTTTTGGTTTTCAGGAAGCCGTAAACGGATAG
- a CDS encoding DsbA family protein, with the protein FAYQKWSESKRLQHIRETKQFASQIHATPLTDYLHQLKQVSPDSTHLLLFTGNTQAQLEPCGCFIGQSGGLPRLRETGFSPLLVDLGGIQPSQPQSMKPHSFESDNLSTESEVHSRDQHRVQTTLTAMKMMGYDALFPFEAETEIVQNRGADLSFPFLDSDLTQDFDSYLIKTVGEKRIAMVTLDLKDPAEVAFVSEKFNSLLSEVQAQSDFVVGLSHSPIEVNRVLAREYPSFSAILSPSEGETEKVGDVLLAYCSAKGKTLGALMLTDGVGSISSKVQQIALTEQVSDDPDVRKLLDDFYHQVATDHQLQIVSHRLFSSEPFEQDETNSYIGSQACQECHQKEFSQWSHSSHATAFNTLRTIGREYYPECITCHVTGSGYESGYEIGNTERAHLVDVGCETCHGPGKQHTYTPLKENIRGQVPEKVCMACHTPEHSPGFDELIEQVMPEVDHSRTQLSLKQILEQRMRGPMKPEIELFVMSYCPYGVQAEQELLPFFETYGDTIDFKLRFIVGKEEASEEETSEQVAFTSLHGEPELIENKRQMVIAELYPDKLFDYLLCRADHLQEAWVNCAKDVGLDVERIARAVESEKVALELVKEIQRTEELNIKGSPTLVIDGRIIDGSLWRGKVKETCR; encoded by the coding sequence TTTGCTTATCAGAAATGGAGCGAATCGAAACGGTTACAACACATTAGAGAAACAAAACAGTTCGCTTCTCAGATTCATGCGACACCTTTGACGGACTATCTCCATCAGCTGAAACAGGTTTCACCAGACAGCACACACCTTCTACTCTTCACGGGCAACACGCAAGCACAGCTGGAGCCGTGTGGTTGCTTCATCGGGCAATCCGGTGGGCTACCGAGACTCCGAGAAACCGGATTCTCTCCGTTGTTGGTAGATCTTGGTGGCATCCAACCTTCTCAACCCCAAAGCATGAAACCCCACTCGTTTGAATCGGACAACCTTTCAACTGAAAGTGAGGTTCATAGCCGAGACCAACATCGTGTGCAAACAACCCTTACGGCGATGAAAATGATGGGGTATGATGCACTCTTTCCCTTTGAGGCAGAGACTGAAATTGTTCAGAATCGGGGAGCTGACCTATCTTTTCCATTTTTAGATTCGGATTTGACTCAAGATTTTGACTCGTATTTAATAAAAACGGTTGGAGAGAAACGAATCGCTATGGTCACATTGGACCTTAAAGACCCAGCGGAAGTAGCGTTTGTGTCTGAGAAGTTCAATTCGCTTCTCTCTGAGGTTCAAGCACAATCTGATTTTGTTGTTGGACTGAGCCATTCACCTATAGAAGTCAATAGGGTGTTGGCACGGGAATACCCGAGTTTTTCAGCGATCTTGAGTCCGTCCGAAGGCGAAACCGAAAAAGTTGGTGATGTCTTGCTGGCATATTGTAGTGCCAAAGGGAAAACGCTTGGTGCGTTGATGCTCACCGATGGAGTGGGAAGTATTTCCTCCAAAGTTCAGCAAATTGCCCTAACCGAACAGGTCTCCGACGATCCAGATGTTAGAAAACTCCTGGATGATTTCTATCATCAAGTCGCTACCGACCATCAATTGCAGATTGTGAGTCATCGCTTGTTTTCTTCGGAACCTTTTGAACAGGACGAGACCAACAGTTATATCGGTTCTCAGGCATGCCAAGAATGCCATCAAAAAGAATTCAGCCAGTGGTCGCACTCCTCCCATGCGACAGCGTTTAACACCTTACGGACAATTGGCAGGGAATATTATCCAGAATGCATCACCTGTCACGTCACTGGCTCCGGGTATGAGAGCGGTTACGAGATAGGTAACACAGAACGTGCACATCTTGTGGATGTCGGATGCGAAACCTGCCACGGTCCGGGCAAGCAGCACACCTATACACCGCTGAAGGAGAATATTCGCGGGCAAGTGCCTGAAAAAGTTTGTATGGCGTGTCATACACCTGAGCATTCTCCAGGGTTTGATGAGCTTATCGAACAGGTGATGCCTGAAGTTGATCACAGCCGAACGCAGTTGAGCCTTAAGCAGATCCTTGAACAGCGCATGCGTGGACCTATGAAACCGGAGATTGAACTCTTTGTGATGTCGTATTGCCCCTACGGTGTGCAAGCAGAACAGGAACTGCTGCCGTTTTTTGAAACGTATGGGGATACAATTGATTTTAAGCTGCGGTTTATTGTCGGTAAAGAAGAGGCATCTGAGGAAGAGACAAGTGAACAGGTCGCGTTTACAAGTCTGCACGGTGAACCCGAACTCATTGAGAACAAGCGACAAATGGTTATCGCCGAACTGTATCCGGATAAACTCTTTGACTATCTGCTCTGTCGTGCCGACCATCTTCAGGAGGCATGGGTAAATTGTGCGAAGGACGTTGGACTGGATGTAGAGAGGATCGCACGAGCCGTTGAATCGGAAAAGGTGGCATTGGAACTTGTCAAGGAAATACAAAGAACGGAGGAACTCAATATCAAAGGGTCCCCGACTTTGGTCATTGATGGACGGATTATTGACGGTAGCCTTTGGCGTGGAAAGGTAAAAGAAACCTGTCGTTAG
- a CDS encoding sigma-54-dependent Fis family transcriptional regulator — MSRNTLRGDYSEIIGNSPQIFEVLQQIEHFASTSMKVLISGETGTGKELVARALHKNSGRSGELVSVNYAAIPATLLENELFGHEKGAFTSAEARRIGSFERAHKGTLFLDEIGEMPLSGQPKLLRAIEDNQIERIGGERSIPVDVRIVTATNRNLAQAVRDGTFRGDLYYRLDVAPIVLPPLSERREDIEVLVVHFLEKHCEVGKLGVLQVAASTLALLKAYPWPGNVRELENVIERGISLAKEGVLRPMHLRKNFRTYQKQSMNVSETISPPENEQSVGVPLGATLEDMEEAFVRETLAWLDGNRTEAAKVLGIGRRTLQRKLKKYNI; from the coding sequence GTGTCAAGAAATACATTACGTGGCGATTACAGTGAAATCATCGGCAACAGTCCGCAGATTTTTGAAGTCCTGCAACAAATTGAGCACTTCGCATCGACATCAATGAAAGTCCTCATTTCTGGCGAAACTGGGACTGGTAAAGAGTTGGTCGCCCGTGCACTGCACAAAAACAGCGGTAGATCGGGAGAACTGGTTTCTGTTAACTACGCGGCGATACCTGCGACCTTGTTGGAGAATGAGTTGTTTGGACATGAGAAAGGGGCGTTTACGAGTGCCGAGGCACGGCGTATCGGTAGCTTTGAAAGGGCACACAAAGGGACACTCTTCCTTGATGAAATCGGGGAGATGCCGCTTTCCGGGCAACCGAAGTTGCTACGTGCGATTGAGGATAACCAGATTGAACGCATCGGTGGCGAAAGGTCTATTCCGGTGGATGTCCGAATCGTAACGGCGACCAACAGAAATCTCGCACAAGCCGTTAGAGATGGAACGTTTCGTGGAGACCTCTATTATCGGTTGGATGTTGCCCCTATAGTGCTACCTCCATTGTCAGAGCGGCGGGAGGATATTGAGGTATTGGTAGTCCACTTTCTTGAAAAACATTGTGAAGTCGGTAAACTGGGGGTTCTGCAAGTGGCGGCGAGTACATTGGCTCTCCTCAAAGCCTATCCTTGGCCTGGAAATGTGCGGGAATTGGAGAACGTCATTGAGAGAGGGATTTCTCTGGCGAAAGAGGGCGTTCTCCGCCCAATGCATCTACGAAAAAATTTCCGGACCTACCAAAAGCAATCGATGAATGTCTCCGAAACTATTTCTCCACCTGAAAACGAGCAGAGCGTGGGTGTTCCGCTCGGTGCGACGCTTGAAGATATGGAAGAAGCGTTCGTCCGTGAAACGTTAGCATGGCTTGACGGGAACCGGACGGAAGCTGCGAAAGTGTTAGGAATCGGCAGACGCACGTTGCAAAGGAAATTGAAAAAATATAATATTTAA
- a CDS encoding IS630 family transposase: MKTQYHAKKKTTPYKEQCPVKRQEYLSALQEATQTHGKTPVYIDESGFSETDFRRYAYALKGVRVEAKVRSHRYTTTTLIAARLDGCFTAPLLFEGSCDAMAFNTWLSEVLCPLLDDNHVVIMDNASFHKGSETAALIRASGASLLFLSPYSPELNPIEKDFANIKRIRQYNAETSIDDIIKVYN, translated from the coding sequence ATCAAAACTCAATATCACGCGAAAAAAAAGACGACGCCCTACAAAGAACAGTGTCCGGTAAAACGCCAAGAGTATCTCTCGGCACTTCAAGAAGCGACACAAACCCATGGCAAAACACCCGTTTATATTGACGAAAGTGGTTTCAGTGAAACCGATTTCCGTCGGTATGCTTATGCCCTGAAAGGGGTCCGTGTTGAAGCGAAAGTGCGAAGTCATCGGTATACGACGACGACGTTGATTGCCGCACGTCTTGATGGCTGTTTCACAGCACCTCTGCTTTTCGAGGGCAGTTGTGATGCGATGGCTTTCAACACGTGGCTTTCGGAGGTCCTATGTCCATTGCTTGATGATAACCACGTTGTAATTATGGATAATGCGTCGTTCCATAAAGGTTCAGAGACAGCGGCATTGATCCGGGCTTCTGGTGCGAGTTTATTGTTTTTATCGCCCTATTCCCCGGAGTTGAATCCGATTGAGAAGGATTTCGCCAACATCAAGCGGATACGTCAATACAACGCTGAGACTTCTATTGATGATATTATAAAAGTGTATAACTAA
- a CDS encoding helix-turn-helix domain-containing protein, producing the protein MIMAYSTDLRKRVLDFVANGGSKAAAERTFGTSRRTIYNWLEAEDPLTSEKPGPKGPRSIDYDVLRQHVADFPDKTLAERAKHFGVSTNGIFYALSKLNITRKKRRRPTKNSVR; encoded by the coding sequence ATGATTATGGCATATTCAACAGATTTACGCAAAAGGGTCCTTGATTTCGTTGCTAACGGTGGCAGTAAAGCCGCCGCTGAACGCACCTTCGGCACATCAAGAAGGACGATCTATAACTGGTTAGAAGCAGAAGATCCCTTAACTTCTGAGAAACCGGGCCCCAAGGGACCCCGCTCCATTGATTACGATGTGCTTCGGCAACATGTCGCTGATTTTCCTGATAAGACTCTCGCTGAACGTGCCAAACACTTCGGTGTTTCGACCAACGGCATCTTTTATGCGTTATCAAAACTCAATATCACGCGAAAAAAAAGACGACGCCCTACAAAGAACAGTGTCCGGTAA
- a CDS encoding prepilin peptidase has protein sequence MLNYQNLFIALLLLFCCYAAYTDLRERKIKNFCSYGLIYAGILSQVIAVWSGNSALFNSIFTVVGGFLIVLTLYWFGIFAAGDAKLVWGASLLMPAGLFSEAAAYAQYTPTTLVINIFVPYGVHSVVSSVAHYCVRSIHRARSIGSLRNP, from the coding sequence ATGCTCAACTACCAGAATTTGTTCATCGCTCTTCTTCTGCTTTTCTGCTGCTATGCTGCCTATACAGACCTACGAGAAAGAAAAATCAAGAATTTTTGCAGCTACGGGCTTATCTACGCTGGCATTCTCAGTCAAGTTATCGCTGTTTGGTCAGGGAACAGTGCCCTCTTCAACAGTATCTTTACGGTTGTTGGGGGCTTTTTAATCGTTCTAACACTCTATTGGTTCGGTATTTTCGCCGCTGGAGATGCCAAACTCGTTTGGGGAGCATCGCTGCTGATGCCCGCGGGGTTGTTTTCGGAAGCGGCGGCATACGCGCAATACACGCCGACAACCCTTGTTATCAATATTTTTGTGCCATATGGAGTCCACAGTGTTGTGTCATCTGTAGCGCATTATTGTGTCCGAAGTATCCATCGAGCACGAAGTATTGGATCCCTAAGAAACCCTTGA